A stretch of the Uranotaenia lowii strain MFRU-FL chromosome 3, ASM2978415v1, whole genome shotgun sequence genome encodes the following:
- the LOC129758273 gene encoding zinc finger protein 558-like — MVCIVPTCGVKQSTGHRMRRLPRHPELAHRWLQAIEIGCQQQNIPWVRENWISAEICDHHFDEDNPLCPSGGYLEPSRFCNSSGEALSVKSCRLCLQFYQLNEVTDYTNYMNLRCPELITLRSINKLIASSENLPKFICLECAAKLDILQSILLFFDHSYKCFESLEASRNLMIVAEDRQIELSEVVIKDEIPDDETNDYDLETGIASDVTIIKAEGLPSVESNHEDSVENKPTETESFSCSECHKCFSTKDKLKRHRCHKHSIIISETSAKHQCDICNKLFLFKFELIMHQRKHTDERNFECQHCDKKFIFKSHLDGHTAMHHMGQSFECDICRESFNTEKRLKNHRRTHLDALPEEERISFECNECGKFFCTKYDMKRHQANAHIKERNFECDICHKTFKTKSVLKIHIERHSDERKFGCNLCGKALKTKSSLGVHIKRHTNERKFECEGCGKKFKTKECLGNHHRVTSCRPVSAFQL, encoded by the exons ATGGTTTGCATAGTACCGACCTGTGGCGTGAAGCAATCCACTGGTCATCGAATGCGGAGGCTACCTCGACACCCGGAACTGGCACATCGATGGCTGCAGGCAATCGAAATTGGCTGTCAGCAGCAAAACATTCCATGGGTTCGTGAGAATTGGATTTCGGCGGAGATTTGCGACCATCACTTCGATGAAGACAATCCTCTATGCCCTTCCGGAGGGTATCTTGAACCTTCACGATTTTGCAACAG TTCAGGGGAAGCCTTATCTGTAAAGTCATGCCGACTTTGCCTACAATTTTATCAGCTAAACGAAGTCACAGATTATACGAATTATATGAATCTACGTTGTCCTGAGTTGATCACTTTGAGGTCAATCAACAAACTAATTGCCTCGAGTGAAAACCTTCCcaaatttatttgtttggaGTGTGCTGCAAAACTTGATATACTACAATCAATTCTTCTATTTTTCGACCATTCatataaatgttttgaatctctGGAAGCATCACGTAACTTGATGATTGTAGCAGAAGACCGACAAATAGAGCTGAGTGAAGTGGTGATCAAAGACGAAATTCCAGATGACGAAACAAACGACTATGATCTAGAAACAGGAATTGCAAGTGATGTAACGATCATCAAAGCCGAAGGTCTACCATCTGTAGAATCAAACCACGAAGACTCAGTTGAAAATAAACCAACAGAAACTGAATCGTTTAGCTGCTCGGAATGTCATAAAtgcttttcaacaaaagataAACTGAAACGACACAGATGCCACAAACATTCAATCATCATCAGCGAAACATCAGCGAAACATCAGTGCGACATATGcaacaaattgtttttattcaaattcgaatTGATTATGCATCAGAGAAAGCATACTGATGAACGCAATTTCGAATGCCAGCACTGTGATAAGAAGTTCATTTTTAAGAGTCATCTGGATGGTCATACTGCTATGCATCACATGGGCCAGAGTTTTGAATGCGATATATGCAGGGAATCGTTCAATactgaaaaaagattaaaaaatcatcGTCGGACTCATTTGGACGCATTGCCTGAAGAAGAACGTATCAGCTTCGAATGTAATGaatgtggaaaatttttttgtacaaaatatgatATGAAAAGACATCAAGCTAATGCTCATATTAAAGAACGGAACTTTGAGTGTGATATTTGTcacaaaacattcaaaacaaaaagcGTGCTAAAAATCCATATCGAACGACATTCAGACGAGCGTAAGTTTGGTTGTAATTTGTGCGGCAAAGCGTTAAAAACGAAAAGCTCCTTGGGGGTGCACATCAAGAGACACACGAATGAACGCAAATTTGAATGCGAAGGTTGtgggaaaaagtttaaaacaaaggAATGTTTGGGAAATCATCATCGAGTAACATCATGCAGGCCCGTTTCAGCTTTTCAGCTATAG